A stretch of the bacterium genome encodes the following:
- a CDS encoding phosphatidylserine decarboxylase family protein: protein MPVTKDGLPVLIPVLVVTALSLWLAFCKCGGWWYFAVPMVLFTLFSLWFFRDPERKIPVGEDTIVSPGDGKVLELVPVEHDEFIGGPAQRLSIFLSVFNVHVNRNCISGVVRDVKRFPGKFRVAYDHRATEENNRLRVDLESPKGKLRCVQVTGAIARRIVCHLSVGDSVTKGERYGMIRFGSRMDIILPATAKVVVKKDDSVHGGSTVIAHW, encoded by the coding sequence ATGCCTGTTACAAAGGACGGCTTGCCGGTACTGATTCCGGTTCTCGTTGTTACGGCGCTATCACTCTGGCTCGCATTTTGCAAGTGCGGCGGGTGGTGGTATTTCGCTGTGCCAATGGTTTTGTTTACGTTGTTTTCGCTCTGGTTCTTTCGGGATCCCGAGCGAAAAATTCCCGTCGGCGAGGACACAATCGTCTCGCCCGGTGATGGGAAAGTACTCGAATTGGTGCCAGTCGAACACGATGAATTCATCGGTGGACCGGCGCAGCGACTCTCAATTTTCCTGTCGGTATTCAATGTTCATGTCAACCGGAATTGTATCTCCGGCGTGGTGCGCGATGTCAAACGGTTTCCCGGAAAATTCCGGGTAGCTTACGATCATCGGGCAACTGAGGAGAATAATCGGTTGCGGGTTGATCTCGAATCGCCTAAAGGGAAACTGCGTTGTGTGCAGGTTACCGGGGCAATTGCCCGGCGGATTGTATGCCATCTATCAGTTGGTGACTCGGTGACCAAAGGCGAACGCTATGGTATGATTCGCTTCGGTTCCCGGATGGATATCATACTCCCGGCGACAGCGAAAGTGGTAGTGAAAAAAGACGATAGCGTTCATGGCGGTTCAACCGTCATCGCTCATTGGTGA
- the pssA gene encoding CDP-diacylglycerol--serine O-phosphatidyltransferase, which yields MSKLRSAIPSFFTLGNLFFGFFSIVSSFHGLYTQAAWLIVIAGVFDAVDGKVARWVNSASEFGAELDSLCDIVSFGLAPSMLVYVYAFSAVPLPFDLPIAVGVFLAFLPSLGGAIRLARFNVMSRGKTEHKNYFVGLPIPASAATIATFIVFTHSVYGIDYAPKALVFLLPMLAFLMVSKVKYHALPQLTFKQSPKGQAQFLFVIFCVVAMAVAPVKTAFPLILLYLSYGILRAVFGLFVHPKAVAH from the coding sequence ATGAGTAAACTTCGAAGTGCAATCCCATCATTCTTTACCTTAGGGAACCTTTTCTTTGGTTTCTTCTCGATTGTTTCATCTTTTCACGGGCTTTACACACAAGCAGCTTGGCTGATTGTGATTGCCGGGGTGTTCGACGCAGTCGATGGTAAGGTCGCCCGATGGGTTAATAGCGCCAGCGAATTTGGCGCCGAACTCGATTCGCTTTGCGATATCGTAAGTTTTGGATTAGCCCCGTCGATGTTGGTCTATGTGTATGCGTTTTCTGCAGTACCGTTACCGTTTGATCTCCCGATTGCGGTAGGCGTGTTTCTCGCCTTTTTACCGTCATTGGGTGGTGCAATCCGGTTGGCAAGATTCAATGTCATGTCGAGGGGAAAAACCGAGCACAAAAACTACTTTGTTGGACTGCCAATCCCGGCATCGGCGGCAACGATTGCTACCTTTATTGTTTTCACTCATTCAGTGTACGGAATCGATTATGCGCCGAAAGCATTGGTGTTTTTATTACCGATGCTGGCATTTCTCATGGTCTCCAAAGTGAAATACCATGCGTTGCCGCAACTGACATTCAAGCAGAGTCCCAAAGGACAGGCGCAGTTTCTTTTCGTAATTTTTTGCGTCGTAGCTATGGCTGTTGCCCCGGTGAAAACAGCGTTTCCCTTGATCTTGCTCTATTTAAGCTATGGCATATTGAGGGCGGTCTTCGGTCTATTTGTTCATCCCAAAGCCGTAGCGCATTAG
- a CDS encoding phosphoribosylaminoimidazolesuccinocarboxamide synthase, with amino-acid sequence MEKRNLLYEGKAKKLWATDHENKVVQQFKDSLTAQNGQKTGSFHGKGAINCEMSTLLFNYLDSHHIPTHFIESVSETEMVVRKLEMFPMEVVVRNIAAGSMCKRYNIAEGNELSSVVLEYYYKSDALGDPMMNESHALSFGFATIDQIRAINRMATKINALLRSHFERRNLMLVDMKLEFGKYDEEVYLADEISPDTMRVWEKNTKVKLDKDRFRLDLGEIDKGYREILKRIKNEG; translated from the coding sequence TTGGAAAAGCGAAATTTGCTCTACGAAGGCAAGGCAAAAAAACTTTGGGCAACCGATCATGAGAACAAGGTTGTGCAGCAATTCAAAGACTCATTGACCGCACAGAACGGTCAAAAGACTGGTTCCTTCCACGGTAAGGGAGCGATCAATTGCGAGATGAGTACCTTATTGTTCAACTATCTCGATAGCCACCACATCCCTACACATTTTATCGAGAGTGTATCGGAAACAGAAATGGTTGTCCGGAAGTTGGAAATGTTCCCGATGGAAGTTGTCGTTCGGAACATCGCTGCCGGTTCAATGTGCAAGCGATACAACATCGCTGAAGGGAACGAGTTATCGAGCGTTGTTTTGGAATACTATTATAAGAGCGATGCGCTGGGCGACCCGATGATGAATGAGTCTCATGCCCTGTCGTTTGGCTTTGCGACTATCGACCAAATCCGCGCAATTAACCGGATGGCGACCAAAATCAATGCGTTGCTCCGTTCTCATTTCGAGCGCCGCAATTTGATGCTTGTTGATATGAAATTAGAGTTCGGCAAATACGACGAAGAAGTCTACCTCGCTGATGAAATATCTCCCGATACGATGCGGGTCTGGGAAAAGAACACCAAAGTTAAGCTCGACAAGGATCGCTTCCGGCTCGATTTAGGCGAAATCGATAAAGGGTATCGCGAAATCCTCAAACGGATTAAAAACGAAGGATAA